Proteins encoded by one window of Salarias fasciatus chromosome 1, fSalaFa1.1, whole genome shotgun sequence:
- the ppfibp2a gene encoding liprin-beta-2 isoform X3 has protein sequence MGCVYLATQTASETSVVCLPGQSLQSCELALPHTSCRCCSELLHRTSLESQKLGLMGEVSYLKLKLADMEGKQGHGAERQHKAEGLLKELRILKDKVEHLEDQKLEYEKKLKATKAEISSLQQLLLTKNAEIESLHTQLMARPSLPTESIEREMYRRRLNTKYLELQKLKSGMKSLIAANDEKDRRIEELTLLLNQCRQFRDVPHVTRQAPPAVRSLSNGRSLSSSSEEEEQGMMKSADSASTKSEDVKSEVSTNSSSSQQASLLSVQKDSDPRMDPQTLSSSMNDITNGHQQKSGLGDTRSQTLPTSSSLMEQNGTDDSNSENQRSPNGSEDGDSGQKKLEKADDSTSSDNSPVHSGAGTQPGQRAVGSPEYMKNNRSFKRLWGKLRRTQSGGLQAADPDGGPFRRGGLRATAGPRLTRTPESHDNARDLNIPFSQWSKEQVCGWLDDYGLSQYVSLSRQWIENGQTLLAATPQDFEKEMGMKNPLHRKKMQLALKAFTTKVFEKSSELDHIWVTRWLDDIGLPQYKDQFHEARVDGRMIQYLTVNDLLTLKVTSQLHHLSIKCAIHVLHANKFNPNCLRRRPGEENQPSPSEVVQWSNHRVMEWLRAVDLAEYAPNLRGSGVHGGLIILEPRFSSETLALLLNIPPQKTLLRRHLATAFSALVGSQATQEKREYGNATGHVPLTTTAKVKPKKLGFTQFSHLRKRKPDESDYICPIDSAALTANGVSRFPSSTHRGLSPSLDRPAERKEQVGIQVQSNGAKQ, from the exons ATGGGTTGTGTATATTTAGCCACTCAAACAGCTTCTGAAACCAGTGTGGTTTGTCTGCCGGGACAGTCATTACAGAGCTGCGAGCTCGCTCTACCTCATACTTCATGCCGCTGTTGTTCA GAGCTCCTGCATAGGACGTCACTGGAGAGCCAGAAGCTGGGGCTTATGGGGGAAGTGTCCTACCTGAAACTGAAGCTGGCAGACATGGAGGGAAAACAGGGCCACGGGGCCGAAAGGCAGCACAAAGCAGAG GGCTTACTGAAAGAGCTTCGTATTCTTAAGGACAAAGTGGAACACCTGGAGGATCAGAAGTTGGAGTATGAGAAGAAACTCAAAGCAACAAAG GCAGAGATCAGCagccttcagcagctcctgctcaCTAAGAATGCAGAAATTGAGAGTTTGCACACTCAGCTGATGGCCAGACCGTCTCTTCCCACTGAGAGCATAGAGAGAG AGATGTACAGGAGGAGGCTAAACACCAAAT ATCTGGAACTACAGAAGCTCAAAAGTGGAATGAAATCACTAATAGCTGCCAACGATGAAAAG gaccGACGTATCGAGGAGCTCACCCTGCTCCTAAATCAGTGCAGGCAGTTCAGAGACGTCCCTCACGTCACAAGGCAAG ctccacctgctgttCGGTCATTGTCGAACGGCAGGAGTCTgtccagcagcagtgaggaagaagagcaggGTATGATGAAGAGTGCTGACTCAGCCAGCACTAAGTCTGAGGATGTGAAATCTGAG GTTTCAACTAACAGTTCTTCCTCACAACAAGCATCTCTTCTATCAGTCCAGAAAGACAGCGACCCCAG AATGGATCCACAGACTTTATCAAGTAGCATGAATGACATAACTAATGGACATCAGCAAAAG AGCGGTCTGGGTGACACCAGGAGTCAGACGCTGCCGACCAGCTCCTCCCTGATGGAGCAAAATGGGACTGACGACAGCAACAGTGAAAACCAAAGGTCTCCAAATGGAAGTGAAGACGGAGACTCCGGCCAAA AAAAACTGGAGAAAGCTGATGACAGCACGTCAAGTGATAATTCCCCGGTTCATTCGGGGGCCGGCACGCAGCCAGGCCAGCGGGCCGTTGGCTCGCCAGAATACATGAAGAACAACAGGAGCTTCAAGAGGCTCTGGGGAAA ACTTCGAAGGACCCAGTCTGGCGGCCTCCAGGCAGCAGATCCAGATGGTGGTCCGTTCAGAAGAGGAGGACTTCGTGCAACAGCAGGACCTCGACTGACCCGGACCCCTGAATCACATGACAATGCACG TGATCTTAATATTCCATTCAGCCAGTGGAGCAAAGAGCAGGTTTGTGGCTGGCTGGACGATTACGGACTGAGTCAGTACGTCAGTCTCTCCAGACAGTGGATTGAAAATGGACAGACTCTTCTTGCTGCTACACCTCAGGACTTTGAAAAG GAGATGGGCATGAAGAATCCACTGCACAGGAAGAAGATGCAGCTTGCTTTGAAGGCTTTCACCACTAAAGTTTTTGAGAAATCATCAGAGTTGGATCACATCTGGGTCACCC GCTGGCTGGATGATATCGGTTTGCCTCAGTATAAAGATCAGTTTCACGAAGCTCGGGTCGACGGTCGAATGATCCAATATCTCACAGTG aACGACCTGTTGACTCTGAAGGTCACCAGCCAGCTGCATCATCTCAGTATTAAATGTGCCATTCATGTCCTTCACGCCAATAAGTTTAACCCAAACTGTCTCCGTCGTCGGCCGGGAGAGGAG AACCAGCCATCTCCCTCGgaggtggtgcagtggtcaAACCATCGAGTGATGGAGTGGCTGAGAGCAGTGGATCTGGCCGAGTACGCTCCCAATTTACGGGGCAGTGGTGTTCATGGCGGTTTGATT ATCTTGGAACCTCGCTTCAGCTCAGAGACGCTGGCTCTGCTCCTGAACATCCCGCCACAGAAGACGCTGCTCCGGCGGCACCTGGCCACCGCCTTCTCGGCCCTGGTGGGGTCGCAGGCCACGCAGGAGAAAAGAGAGTACGGCAATGCCACGGGACATGTGCCCCTCACCACCACCGCTAAAGTAAAG CCAAAGAAACTGGGTTTTACCCAGTTCAGTCACCTGAGGAAGCGGAAACCTGACGAATCAGACTACATCTGCCCCATAGACAGTGCAGCACTAACAGCCAATGGAGTTTCTCGCTTCCCCTCGTCGACACACAGAGGCCTGAGCCCCAGTCTGGACAGGCCGGCTGAGAGGAAGGAACAGGTGGGAATCCAGGTTCAAAGCAACGGTGCCAAACAATAA
- the ppfibp2a gene encoding liprin-beta-2 isoform X2: protein MEYDIDFYKHFTWLRKVNLHSNTNSESYQDRLSRLEGDKESLILQVSVLTDQVEAQGVKISDLQTSLVEHQLKLSSTEEMLQQELLHRTSLESQKLGLMGEVSYLKLKLADMEGKQGHGAERQHKAEGLLKELRILKDKVEHLEDQKLEYEKKLKATKAEISSLQQLLLTKNAEIESLHTQLMARPSLPTESIERDLELQKLKSGMKSLIAANDEKDRRIEELTLLLNQCRQFRDVPHVTRQAPPAVRSLSNGRSLSSSSEEEEQGMMKSADSASTKSEDVKSEVSTNSSSSQQASLLSVQKDSDPRMDPQTLSSSMNDITNGHQQKSGLGDTRSQTLPTSSSLMEQNGTDDSNSENQRSPNGSEDGDSGQKKLEKADDSTSSDNSPVHSGAGTQPGQRAVGSPEYMKNNRSFKRLWGKLRRTQSGGLQAADPDGGPFRRGGLRATAGPRLTRTPESHDNARDLNIPFSQWSKEQVCGWLDDYGLSQYVSLSRQWIENGQTLLAATPQDFEKEMGMKNPLHRKKMQLALKAFTTKVFEKSSELDHIWVTRWLDDIGLPQYKDQFHEARVDGRMIQYLTVNDLLTLKVTSQLHHLSIKCAIHVLHANKFNPNCLRRRPGEENQPSPSEVVQWSNHRVMEWLRAVDLAEYAPNLRGSGVHGGLIILEPRFSSETLALLLNIPPQKTLLRRHLATAFSALVGSQATQEKREYGNATGHVPLTTTAKVKPKKLGFTQFSHLRKRKPDESDYICPIDSAALTANGVSRFPSSTHRGLSPSLDRPAERKEQVGIQVQSNGAKQ, encoded by the exons ATGGAGTATGACATTGATTTCTACAAGCATTTTACTTGGCTCAGAAAG GTAAACCTCCATTCAAACACCAACAGTGAGTCGTACCAAGACCGGTTATCCCGTCTGGAGGGAGACAAAGAGTCACTAATTCTACAG GTGAGTGTGCTGACAGACCAGGTGGAGGCCCAGGGGGTGAAGATCAGTGATTTGCAGACGTCGTTGGTGGAGCATCAGCTGAAACTCAGCTCCACAGAGGAGATGCTTCAGCAG GAGCTCCTGCATAGGACGTCACTGGAGAGCCAGAAGCTGGGGCTTATGGGGGAAGTGTCCTACCTGAAACTGAAGCTGGCAGACATGGAGGGAAAACAGGGCCACGGGGCCGAAAGGCAGCACAAAGCAGAG GGCTTACTGAAAGAGCTTCGTATTCTTAAGGACAAAGTGGAACACCTGGAGGATCAGAAGTTGGAGTATGAGAAGAAACTCAAAGCAACAAAG GCAGAGATCAGCagccttcagcagctcctgctcaCTAAGAATGCAGAAATTGAGAGTTTGCACACTCAGCTGATGGCCAGACCGTCTCTTCCCACTGAGAGCATAGAGAGAG ATCTGGAACTACAGAAGCTCAAAAGTGGAATGAAATCACTAATAGCTGCCAACGATGAAAAG gaccGACGTATCGAGGAGCTCACCCTGCTCCTAAATCAGTGCAGGCAGTTCAGAGACGTCCCTCACGTCACAAGGCAAG ctccacctgctgttCGGTCATTGTCGAACGGCAGGAGTCTgtccagcagcagtgaggaagaagagcaggGTATGATGAAGAGTGCTGACTCAGCCAGCACTAAGTCTGAGGATGTGAAATCTGAG GTTTCAACTAACAGTTCTTCCTCACAACAAGCATCTCTTCTATCAGTCCAGAAAGACAGCGACCCCAG AATGGATCCACAGACTTTATCAAGTAGCATGAATGACATAACTAATGGACATCAGCAAAAG AGCGGTCTGGGTGACACCAGGAGTCAGACGCTGCCGACCAGCTCCTCCCTGATGGAGCAAAATGGGACTGACGACAGCAACAGTGAAAACCAAAGGTCTCCAAATGGAAGTGAAGACGGAGACTCCGGCCAAA AAAAACTGGAGAAAGCTGATGACAGCACGTCAAGTGATAATTCCCCGGTTCATTCGGGGGCCGGCACGCAGCCAGGCCAGCGGGCCGTTGGCTCGCCAGAATACATGAAGAACAACAGGAGCTTCAAGAGGCTCTGGGGAAA ACTTCGAAGGACCCAGTCTGGCGGCCTCCAGGCAGCAGATCCAGATGGTGGTCCGTTCAGAAGAGGAGGACTTCGTGCAACAGCAGGACCTCGACTGACCCGGACCCCTGAATCACATGACAATGCACG TGATCTTAATATTCCATTCAGCCAGTGGAGCAAAGAGCAGGTTTGTGGCTGGCTGGACGATTACGGACTGAGTCAGTACGTCAGTCTCTCCAGACAGTGGATTGAAAATGGACAGACTCTTCTTGCTGCTACACCTCAGGACTTTGAAAAG GAGATGGGCATGAAGAATCCACTGCACAGGAAGAAGATGCAGCTTGCTTTGAAGGCTTTCACCACTAAAGTTTTTGAGAAATCATCAGAGTTGGATCACATCTGGGTCACCC GCTGGCTGGATGATATCGGTTTGCCTCAGTATAAAGATCAGTTTCACGAAGCTCGGGTCGACGGTCGAATGATCCAATATCTCACAGTG aACGACCTGTTGACTCTGAAGGTCACCAGCCAGCTGCATCATCTCAGTATTAAATGTGCCATTCATGTCCTTCACGCCAATAAGTTTAACCCAAACTGTCTCCGTCGTCGGCCGGGAGAGGAG AACCAGCCATCTCCCTCGgaggtggtgcagtggtcaAACCATCGAGTGATGGAGTGGCTGAGAGCAGTGGATCTGGCCGAGTACGCTCCCAATTTACGGGGCAGTGGTGTTCATGGCGGTTTGATT ATCTTGGAACCTCGCTTCAGCTCAGAGACGCTGGCTCTGCTCCTGAACATCCCGCCACAGAAGACGCTGCTCCGGCGGCACCTGGCCACCGCCTTCTCGGCCCTGGTGGGGTCGCAGGCCACGCAGGAGAAAAGAGAGTACGGCAATGCCACGGGACATGTGCCCCTCACCACCACCGCTAAAGTAAAG CCAAAGAAACTGGGTTTTACCCAGTTCAGTCACCTGAGGAAGCGGAAACCTGACGAATCAGACTACATCTGCCCCATAGACAGTGCAGCACTAACAGCCAATGGAGTTTCTCGCTTCCCCTCGTCGACACACAGAGGCCTGAGCCCCAGTCTGGACAGGCCGGCTGAGAGGAAGGAACAGGTGGGAATCCAGGTTCAAAGCAACGGTGCCAAACAATAA
- the ppfibp2a gene encoding liprin-beta-2 isoform X1 → MEYDIDFYKHFTWLRKVNLHSNTNSESYQDRLSRLEGDKESLILQVSVLTDQVEAQGVKISDLQTSLVEHQLKLSSTEEMLQQELLHRTSLESQKLGLMGEVSYLKLKLADMEGKQGHGAERQHKAEGLLKELRILKDKVEHLEDQKLEYEKKLKATKAEISSLQQLLLTKNAEIESLHTQLMARPSLPTESIEREMYRRRLNTKYLELQKLKSGMKSLIAANDEKDRRIEELTLLLNQCRQFRDVPHVTRQAPPAVRSLSNGRSLSSSSEEEEQGMMKSADSASTKSEDVKSEVSTNSSSSQQASLLSVQKDSDPRMDPQTLSSSMNDITNGHQQKSGLGDTRSQTLPTSSSLMEQNGTDDSNSENQRSPNGSEDGDSGQKKLEKADDSTSSDNSPVHSGAGTQPGQRAVGSPEYMKNNRSFKRLWGKLRRTQSGGLQAADPDGGPFRRGGLRATAGPRLTRTPESHDNARDLNIPFSQWSKEQVCGWLDDYGLSQYVSLSRQWIENGQTLLAATPQDFEKEMGMKNPLHRKKMQLALKAFTTKVFEKSSELDHIWVTRWLDDIGLPQYKDQFHEARVDGRMIQYLTVNDLLTLKVTSQLHHLSIKCAIHVLHANKFNPNCLRRRPGEENQPSPSEVVQWSNHRVMEWLRAVDLAEYAPNLRGSGVHGGLIILEPRFSSETLALLLNIPPQKTLLRRHLATAFSALVGSQATQEKREYGNATGHVPLTTTAKVKPKKLGFTQFSHLRKRKPDESDYICPIDSAALTANGVSRFPSSTHRGLSPSLDRPAERKEQVGIQVQSNGAKQ, encoded by the exons ATGGAGTATGACATTGATTTCTACAAGCATTTTACTTGGCTCAGAAAG GTAAACCTCCATTCAAACACCAACAGTGAGTCGTACCAAGACCGGTTATCCCGTCTGGAGGGAGACAAAGAGTCACTAATTCTACAG GTGAGTGTGCTGACAGACCAGGTGGAGGCCCAGGGGGTGAAGATCAGTGATTTGCAGACGTCGTTGGTGGAGCATCAGCTGAAACTCAGCTCCACAGAGGAGATGCTTCAGCAG GAGCTCCTGCATAGGACGTCACTGGAGAGCCAGAAGCTGGGGCTTATGGGGGAAGTGTCCTACCTGAAACTGAAGCTGGCAGACATGGAGGGAAAACAGGGCCACGGGGCCGAAAGGCAGCACAAAGCAGAG GGCTTACTGAAAGAGCTTCGTATTCTTAAGGACAAAGTGGAACACCTGGAGGATCAGAAGTTGGAGTATGAGAAGAAACTCAAAGCAACAAAG GCAGAGATCAGCagccttcagcagctcctgctcaCTAAGAATGCAGAAATTGAGAGTTTGCACACTCAGCTGATGGCCAGACCGTCTCTTCCCACTGAGAGCATAGAGAGAG AGATGTACAGGAGGAGGCTAAACACCAAAT ATCTGGAACTACAGAAGCTCAAAAGTGGAATGAAATCACTAATAGCTGCCAACGATGAAAAG gaccGACGTATCGAGGAGCTCACCCTGCTCCTAAATCAGTGCAGGCAGTTCAGAGACGTCCCTCACGTCACAAGGCAAG ctccacctgctgttCGGTCATTGTCGAACGGCAGGAGTCTgtccagcagcagtgaggaagaagagcaggGTATGATGAAGAGTGCTGACTCAGCCAGCACTAAGTCTGAGGATGTGAAATCTGAG GTTTCAACTAACAGTTCTTCCTCACAACAAGCATCTCTTCTATCAGTCCAGAAAGACAGCGACCCCAG AATGGATCCACAGACTTTATCAAGTAGCATGAATGACATAACTAATGGACATCAGCAAAAG AGCGGTCTGGGTGACACCAGGAGTCAGACGCTGCCGACCAGCTCCTCCCTGATGGAGCAAAATGGGACTGACGACAGCAACAGTGAAAACCAAAGGTCTCCAAATGGAAGTGAAGACGGAGACTCCGGCCAAA AAAAACTGGAGAAAGCTGATGACAGCACGTCAAGTGATAATTCCCCGGTTCATTCGGGGGCCGGCACGCAGCCAGGCCAGCGGGCCGTTGGCTCGCCAGAATACATGAAGAACAACAGGAGCTTCAAGAGGCTCTGGGGAAA ACTTCGAAGGACCCAGTCTGGCGGCCTCCAGGCAGCAGATCCAGATGGTGGTCCGTTCAGAAGAGGAGGACTTCGTGCAACAGCAGGACCTCGACTGACCCGGACCCCTGAATCACATGACAATGCACG TGATCTTAATATTCCATTCAGCCAGTGGAGCAAAGAGCAGGTTTGTGGCTGGCTGGACGATTACGGACTGAGTCAGTACGTCAGTCTCTCCAGACAGTGGATTGAAAATGGACAGACTCTTCTTGCTGCTACACCTCAGGACTTTGAAAAG GAGATGGGCATGAAGAATCCACTGCACAGGAAGAAGATGCAGCTTGCTTTGAAGGCTTTCACCACTAAAGTTTTTGAGAAATCATCAGAGTTGGATCACATCTGGGTCACCC GCTGGCTGGATGATATCGGTTTGCCTCAGTATAAAGATCAGTTTCACGAAGCTCGGGTCGACGGTCGAATGATCCAATATCTCACAGTG aACGACCTGTTGACTCTGAAGGTCACCAGCCAGCTGCATCATCTCAGTATTAAATGTGCCATTCATGTCCTTCACGCCAATAAGTTTAACCCAAACTGTCTCCGTCGTCGGCCGGGAGAGGAG AACCAGCCATCTCCCTCGgaggtggtgcagtggtcaAACCATCGAGTGATGGAGTGGCTGAGAGCAGTGGATCTGGCCGAGTACGCTCCCAATTTACGGGGCAGTGGTGTTCATGGCGGTTTGATT ATCTTGGAACCTCGCTTCAGCTCAGAGACGCTGGCTCTGCTCCTGAACATCCCGCCACAGAAGACGCTGCTCCGGCGGCACCTGGCCACCGCCTTCTCGGCCCTGGTGGGGTCGCAGGCCACGCAGGAGAAAAGAGAGTACGGCAATGCCACGGGACATGTGCCCCTCACCACCACCGCTAAAGTAAAG CCAAAGAAACTGGGTTTTACCCAGTTCAGTCACCTGAGGAAGCGGAAACCTGACGAATCAGACTACATCTGCCCCATAGACAGTGCAGCACTAACAGCCAATGGAGTTTCTCGCTTCCCCTCGTCGACACACAGAGGCCTGAGCCCCAGTCTGGACAGGCCGGCTGAGAGGAAGGAACAGGTGGGAATCCAGGTTCAAAGCAACGGTGCCAAACAATAA
- the ppfibp2a gene encoding liprin-beta-2 isoform X4: MNQELLHRTSLESQKLGLMGEVSYLKLKLADMEGKQGHGAERQHKAEGLLKELRILKDKVEHLEDQKLEYEKKLKATKAEISSLQQLLLTKNAEIESLHTQLMARPSLPTESIEREMYRRRLNTKYLELQKLKSGMKSLIAANDEKDRRIEELTLLLNQCRQFRDVPHVTRQAPPAVRSLSNGRSLSSSSEEEEQGMMKSADSASTKSEDVKSEVSTNSSSSQQASLLSVQKDSDPRMDPQTLSSSMNDITNGHQQKSGLGDTRSQTLPTSSSLMEQNGTDDSNSENQRSPNGSEDGDSGQKKLEKADDSTSSDNSPVHSGAGTQPGQRAVGSPEYMKNNRSFKRLWGKLRRTQSGGLQAADPDGGPFRRGGLRATAGPRLTRTPESHDNARDLNIPFSQWSKEQVCGWLDDYGLSQYVSLSRQWIENGQTLLAATPQDFEKEMGMKNPLHRKKMQLALKAFTTKVFEKSSELDHIWVTRWLDDIGLPQYKDQFHEARVDGRMIQYLTVNDLLTLKVTSQLHHLSIKCAIHVLHANKFNPNCLRRRPGEENQPSPSEVVQWSNHRVMEWLRAVDLAEYAPNLRGSGVHGGLIILEPRFSSETLALLLNIPPQKTLLRRHLATAFSALVGSQATQEKREYGNATGHVPLTTTAKVKPKKLGFTQFSHLRKRKPDESDYICPIDSAALTANGVSRFPSSTHRGLSPSLDRPAERKEQVGIQVQSNGAKQ; the protein is encoded by the exons ATGAATCAG GAGCTCCTGCATAGGACGTCACTGGAGAGCCAGAAGCTGGGGCTTATGGGGGAAGTGTCCTACCTGAAACTGAAGCTGGCAGACATGGAGGGAAAACAGGGCCACGGGGCCGAAAGGCAGCACAAAGCAGAG GGCTTACTGAAAGAGCTTCGTATTCTTAAGGACAAAGTGGAACACCTGGAGGATCAGAAGTTGGAGTATGAGAAGAAACTCAAAGCAACAAAG GCAGAGATCAGCagccttcagcagctcctgctcaCTAAGAATGCAGAAATTGAGAGTTTGCACACTCAGCTGATGGCCAGACCGTCTCTTCCCACTGAGAGCATAGAGAGAG AGATGTACAGGAGGAGGCTAAACACCAAAT ATCTGGAACTACAGAAGCTCAAAAGTGGAATGAAATCACTAATAGCTGCCAACGATGAAAAG gaccGACGTATCGAGGAGCTCACCCTGCTCCTAAATCAGTGCAGGCAGTTCAGAGACGTCCCTCACGTCACAAGGCAAG ctccacctgctgttCGGTCATTGTCGAACGGCAGGAGTCTgtccagcagcagtgaggaagaagagcaggGTATGATGAAGAGTGCTGACTCAGCCAGCACTAAGTCTGAGGATGTGAAATCTGAG GTTTCAACTAACAGTTCTTCCTCACAACAAGCATCTCTTCTATCAGTCCAGAAAGACAGCGACCCCAG AATGGATCCACAGACTTTATCAAGTAGCATGAATGACATAACTAATGGACATCAGCAAAAG AGCGGTCTGGGTGACACCAGGAGTCAGACGCTGCCGACCAGCTCCTCCCTGATGGAGCAAAATGGGACTGACGACAGCAACAGTGAAAACCAAAGGTCTCCAAATGGAAGTGAAGACGGAGACTCCGGCCAAA AAAAACTGGAGAAAGCTGATGACAGCACGTCAAGTGATAATTCCCCGGTTCATTCGGGGGCCGGCACGCAGCCAGGCCAGCGGGCCGTTGGCTCGCCAGAATACATGAAGAACAACAGGAGCTTCAAGAGGCTCTGGGGAAA ACTTCGAAGGACCCAGTCTGGCGGCCTCCAGGCAGCAGATCCAGATGGTGGTCCGTTCAGAAGAGGAGGACTTCGTGCAACAGCAGGACCTCGACTGACCCGGACCCCTGAATCACATGACAATGCACG TGATCTTAATATTCCATTCAGCCAGTGGAGCAAAGAGCAGGTTTGTGGCTGGCTGGACGATTACGGACTGAGTCAGTACGTCAGTCTCTCCAGACAGTGGATTGAAAATGGACAGACTCTTCTTGCTGCTACACCTCAGGACTTTGAAAAG GAGATGGGCATGAAGAATCCACTGCACAGGAAGAAGATGCAGCTTGCTTTGAAGGCTTTCACCACTAAAGTTTTTGAGAAATCATCAGAGTTGGATCACATCTGGGTCACCC GCTGGCTGGATGATATCGGTTTGCCTCAGTATAAAGATCAGTTTCACGAAGCTCGGGTCGACGGTCGAATGATCCAATATCTCACAGTG aACGACCTGTTGACTCTGAAGGTCACCAGCCAGCTGCATCATCTCAGTATTAAATGTGCCATTCATGTCCTTCACGCCAATAAGTTTAACCCAAACTGTCTCCGTCGTCGGCCGGGAGAGGAG AACCAGCCATCTCCCTCGgaggtggtgcagtggtcaAACCATCGAGTGATGGAGTGGCTGAGAGCAGTGGATCTGGCCGAGTACGCTCCCAATTTACGGGGCAGTGGTGTTCATGGCGGTTTGATT ATCTTGGAACCTCGCTTCAGCTCAGAGACGCTGGCTCTGCTCCTGAACATCCCGCCACAGAAGACGCTGCTCCGGCGGCACCTGGCCACCGCCTTCTCGGCCCTGGTGGGGTCGCAGGCCACGCAGGAGAAAAGAGAGTACGGCAATGCCACGGGACATGTGCCCCTCACCACCACCGCTAAAGTAAAG CCAAAGAAACTGGGTTTTACCCAGTTCAGTCACCTGAGGAAGCGGAAACCTGACGAATCAGACTACATCTGCCCCATAGACAGTGCAGCACTAACAGCCAATGGAGTTTCTCGCTTCCCCTCGTCGACACACAGAGGCCTGAGCCCCAGTCTGGACAGGCCGGCTGAGAGGAAGGAACAGGTGGGAATCCAGGTTCAAAGCAACGGTGCCAAACAATAA